A DNA window from Entelurus aequoreus isolate RoL-2023_Sb linkage group LG24, RoL_Eaeq_v1.1, whole genome shotgun sequence contains the following coding sequences:
- the edc4 gene encoding enhancer of mRNA-decapping protein 4 isoform X3 yields the protein MAFSSNIDVEGATQHLRDILKLDRPGNITDAHSGDGQRRMSFNGELNGLLGTAGLLGGGDLSTMSDSTRPISTDETSVPQDTQIIHLSGDDRSTCIAITSEDVEIVASQDSSINSKARGSNMVKIKPVAKYEWEHKYHYGRLIAVSNSFMAYAIRGANNQAMIRVLSVGTAERSLLKGFTGAVTDLAFAHLDCSLLGCVDEAGNLMVWQLTCTGNTILDQIIIHIRRPQDTLLNLHRRLIWCPFIPEDNEVNNQDDTNQTLALLHEDRAEVWDLEVLRASNVSWPVDAADLKEGLITVTGYTQRVSEGALSPDGTVLATASHDGYIKFWQIYIEEGKDKPRCLHELRPHGGRPLSCLLFCDNHKTQDPEVPFWRFLITGADQNQELKMWCTVSWTCLQTIRFSPDPVNSTVLPSLKASLDLSAEYLILTDVQRKVLYVMQLRQDLEKGKARFTAVSEFLLTHPVLSFGVQDVTQCRFRDTEDLPAEEESESTTTEGTQGPTESKSGIQIKLYCVHTKSLQDVQIWFQPNTGSNSSFLSHSDAPDGFGFSDHLTDQSSDKDSGSGSQTDLNMPSLPAPVDFLSNTTNGNGSMPKLMTPDAFMTPSTSVPASPGSSASSLTIVTAISSNSTDSTNRPSDDISQSPNRADHSNNLALPTSSSSPRPASSLLPGLENIQALASTSAPIGIDSPLVLDSPLFPPLASPTRARSPDVISSASTVMSQDMPEIASQTLQLQHGLVSTLDSLPMSALQTDSMASAASALHLLTSPRSANSNSLLPLELGCVDGAVGPSLESEHRLSQTPSLLETVLSQENSGLGGVSTDSSMSHTSWPAAPDITRETRNRDNSLGDCSRDEPKDRLLSSPYTCRSYHHTQNESQDAGAEQRLLVNKDWKTSPRGSPKLKRKIKKADSESPQSRPLDSGQMNADVQQELLMFLRGQQRELTELRGQIETMQSSIMTQVEHALTNHQEQEKCRLERVLSEMRTQQQHQEQLSQHLSQNLCSSITNRVDKVLREEMKKTVPPTISKSLEPVTTQLNNSISAKLTSVELTLKDNVSKVVKSKNTTDAIGRAAAEAMQGPIQAAYKDAFQSIVLPVFERGCQSMFQQINDSFKQGTHEYIQQLEAHAKSKKQREQEMRDPVIDQLQQMMESFQGSTDKLANNVAANIRAEIQHQIQIMVGNLQESILGHVQRIVKGEVSLAMKEQQAVVTSSIMQAMRSAAGTPVPTAHLDYQTQQANILQLLQQGQLNQAFQQALSATDLNLVLYVCETIDSEQVFGQHPCPLSQPVLLSLIQQLSSNLTTRSELKISYLEDALMNLDKADPRTRDHVSSMLTQLRPKLFAFLQQDPHSPLFRRARRLMMMLQGLVNN from the exons ATGGCGTTCAGTTCTAATATCGATGTTGAGGGCGCGACGCAACATCTCCGAGACATTCTGAAGCTTGACCGTCCCGGTAACATCACTG ATGCACATTCTGGTGATGGTCAGAGACGGATGTCCTTTAATGGAGAGCTGAATGGCCTATTGGGAACAGCAGGACTTCTTGGAGGGGGTGATTTGTCAACCATGTCAGACTCCACCAGACCCATTTCCACAGATGAGACCAGCGTTCCTCAGGATACCCAGATAAT ACACCTCTCTGGTGACGATCGGTCTACCTGTATCGCCATCACTTCAGAAGATGTGGAGATTGTGGCGAGTCAGGACTCCAGCATCAATAGCAAGGCTCGAGGTAGCAACATG GTGAAAATCAAGCCAGTTGCCAAATATGAATGGGAGCACAAGTATCATTATGGCAGACTTATTGCTGTGTCAAATTCCTTCATGGCGTATGCAATTAGAG GAGCCAACAACCAGGCCATGATACGTGTATTGAGTGTGGGCACCGCAGAGCGTTCCCTACTGAAAGGCTTCACTGGTGCTGTCACAGATCTGGCTTTCGCCCACCTGGACTGCTCTCTGTTGGGTTGTGTAGATGAAGCTGGCAACTTGATGGTTTGGCAGCTCACATGTACCGGAAACACGATACT AGATCAGATAATTATTCATATCCGAAGGCCACAGGACACTCTGCTGAACTTGCATCGCCGTCTCATTTGGTGCCCTTTCATCCCAGAGGACAATGAGGTCAACAACCAGGATGACACAAACCAGACCTTGGCCCTTCTACATGAAGACAGG GCAGAAGTTTGGGACCTTGAAGTCTTGAGGGCCAGCAATGTCAGTTGGCCTGTTGATGCCGCAGATTTGAAAGAAGGTCTCATCACAGTAACTGGTTATACTCAG CGTGTCAGTGAAGGGGCCCTATCTCCAGATGGAACTGTGTTAGCCACAGCCAGTCATGATGGATACATTAAGTTCTGGCAGATATACATAGAAGAAGGGAAAGACAAGCCAAG ATGTCTTCATGAATTACGTCCTCATGGGGGACGCCCCCTTTCCTGCCTTCTTTTCTGTGACAACCACAAGACGCAGGACCCTGA GGTTCCATTCTGGAGGTTTCTGATAACTGGAGCAGATCAAAACCAAGAACTGAAAATGTGGTGCACTGTTTCCTGGACCTGTTTACAGACAATCAG ATTCTCTCCAGATCCAGTAAACTCAACGGTTCTGCCCAGTTTGAAGGCGAGTCTGGATCTTTCTGCTGAGTATCTCATCCTAACCGACGTACAAAGAAAG GTTCTCTATGTGATGCAGCTGAGACAAGACCTAGAAAAAGGCAAGGCGAGGTTCACCGCTGTTTCAGAGTTTCTACTGACCCATCCTGTTCTCAGTTTTGGAGTTCAAGATGTTACCCAATGCCGTTTTCGTGACACTGAAGATCTTCCTGCAGAGGAAGAGAGTGAGAGCACTACAACAG AGGGGACTCAAGGACCCACAGAGTCAAAATCCGGCATTCAGATTAAACTCTACTGTGTTCACACCAA GAGTCTACAGGATGTCCAGATTTGGTTCCAGCCAAATACGGGCTCCAACTCAAGTTTCCTATCCCATTCTGATGCGCCAGATGGTTTTG GGTTTTCAGACCATCTGACGGACCAGAGTTCTGACAAGGACTCCGGGAGTGGCTCCCAGACAGACCTAAACATGCCTTCTCTTCCTGCCCCTGTTGATTTCCTGTCAAATACAACCAATGGCAATGGGTCAATGCCCAAGTTGATGACTCCTGATGCCTTCATGACACCAAGCACATCG GTGCCTGCATCTCCTGGCAGTAGTGCAAGCAGTCTGACAATTGTAACCGCAATCAGCAGCAATTCAACAGACTCAACCAATAG ACCTTCAGATGACATTAGTCAGAGTCCCAACAGGGCAGATCATAGTAATAATTTGGCACTCCCTACTTCCAGTAGCAGTCCAAGACCTGCTTCTTCTCTCTTGCCTGGATTGGAGAACATCCAA GCATTGGCATCCACTAGCGCTCCAATCGGGATTGACAGCCCTCTGGTTCTAGATTCTCCACTCTTCCCACCACTTGCCTCCCCGACGAGGGCCCGTTCACCTGATGTTATCTCCTCGGCATCCACTGTCATGTCTCAGGACATGCCAGAGATTGCATCACAGACCTTACAGCTTCAGCATGGTCTTGTGTCCACTTTGGACTCTTTACCTATGTCTGCTCTTCAGACTGACAGCATGGCCTCTGCTGCCTCTGCTCTACATTTGCTCACATCGCCACGGTCAGCCAACAGCAACAG CCTGTTGCCTCTTGAGCTCGGATGTGTAGATGGGGCTGTTGGACCGTCTCTGGAGTCGGAGCACAGACTGAGCCAAACCCCATCTTTACTGGAGACTGTCTTATCCCAGGAAAACTCCGGGCTCGGAGGAGTGTCCACAGATAGCAGCATGAGCCACACTTCTTGGCCAGCTGCTCCTGACATCACCAGGGAAACTAGGAATAGGGACAATAGTCTTGGAGACTG CTCTAGAGATGAACCAAAAGACAGACTGCTGAGTTCACCATACACATGCCGGTCCTATCACCACACACAGAATGAAAGTCAAGATGCTGGTGCTGAACAAAG ACTACTAGTTAATAAAGACTGGAAGACTTCACCAAGAGGCTCACCAAAGCTCAAGAGGAAGATCAAAAAAGCTGACAG TGAATCACCCCAGTCAAGACCATTGGACTCTGGTCAG ATGAACGCAGATGTGCAACAGGAGTTGTTGATGTTTCTCAGAGGCCAACAGAGGGAGTTAACTGAACTACGTGGACAAATAGAGACCATGCAGAGCTCCATAATGACTCAAGTAGAGCATGCTTTGACCAACCATCAAGAACAAGAAA AGTGCAGACTAGAACGTGTTCTGTCAGAGATGCGGACTCAGCAGCAGCATCAAGAACAACTCAGCCAACACCTGAGCCAGAACCTCTGCTCTTCAATAACAAACAGGGTGGACAAAGTGCTTCGAGAGGAGATGAAGAAAACCGTTCCGCCAA CCATTTCAAAGAGTCTGGAGCCAGTAACCACTCAGTTGAACAACTCTATTTCCGCTAAACTGACTTCTGTAGAACTCACCTTGAAGGACAATGTAAGCAAGGTTGTCAAATCGAAG AATACAACTGATGCAATTGGCAGAGCAGCTGCAGAGGCAATGCAAGGTCCTATACAGGCAGCTTACAAAGATGCCTTCCAGAGCATTGTCCTGCCGGTTTTTGAGAGAGGCTGCCAGTCCATGTTTCAGCAAATTAATGACAGTTTCAAGCAAGGAACACATGAAT aCATACAGCAGCTTGAGGCCCATGCAAAGAGCAAGAAGCAGAGGGAGCAGGAAATGCGAGACCCTGTGATTGACCAACTACAGCAGATGATGGAAAGCTTCCAAGGCTCCACCGACAAGCTGGCAAATAACGTCGCAGCTAACATTCGGGCTGAAATCCAACATCAAATCCAAATAATGGTGGGAAA TTTGCAGGAGTCAATTCTTGGTCATGTACAGCGTATTGTCAAAGGGGAGGTGAGCCTAGCGATGAAGGAGCAGCAGGCAGTGGTCACCTCCAGCATTATGCAGGCAATGAGGTCAGCAGCTGGCACCCCTGTCCCTACAGCGCATCTAGACTACCAGACACAGCAAGCTAACATCCTGCAGCTCCTTCAGCAGGGACAGCTCAATCAGGCTTTCCAGCAG GCTCTGTCAGCAACAGATCTGAACTTGGTGTTGTATGTGTGTGAGACCATCGACTCTGAGCAGGTGTTTGGACAACACCCCTGCCCTCTCAGCCAGCCTGTGCTGCTGTCACTCATTCAACAACTCTCCTCTAACCTTACTACTCGCTCTGAGCTCAAAATCAG TTACCTAGAGGACGCGTTGATGAATCTGGACAAGGCTGACCCTCGGACAAGAGATCACGTGTCGTCCATGCTGACCCAGCTCAGACCGAAGCTCTTCGCTTTCCTGCAGCAGGACCCCCACAGCCCTCTCTTCAGGAGGGCGCGGCGCCTGATGATGATGCTGCAAGGACTCGTCAACAACTAG
- the edc4 gene encoding enhancer of mRNA-decapping protein 4 isoform X4, translating into MSFNGELNGLLGTAGLLGGGDLSTMSDSTRPISTDETSVPQDTQIIHLSGDDRSTCIAITSEDVEIVASQDSSINSKARGSNMVKIKPVAKYEWEHKYHYGRLIAVSNSFMAYAIRGANNQAMIRVLSVGTAERSLLKGFTGAVTDLAFAHLDCSLLGCVDEAGNLMVWQLTCTGNTILDQIIIHIRRPQDTLLNLHRRLIWCPFIPEDNEVNNQDDTNQTLALLHEDRAEVWDLEVLRASNVSWPVDAADLKEGLITVTGYTQRVSEGALSPDGTVLATASHDGYIKFWQIYIEEGKDKPRCLHELRPHGGRPLSCLLFCDNHKTQDPEVPFWRFLITGADQNQELKMWCTVSWTCLQTIRFSPDPVNSTVLPSLKASLDLSAEYLILTDVQRKVLYVMQLRQDLEKGKARFTAVSEFLLTHPVLSFGVQDVTQCRFRDTEDLPAEEESESTTTEGTQGPTESKSGIQIKLYCVHTKSLQDVQIWFQPNTGSNSSFLSHSDAPDGFGFSDHLTDQSSDKDSGSGSQTDLNMPSLPAPVDFLSNTTNGNGSMPKLMTPDAFMTPSTSVPASPGSSASSLTIVTAISSNSTDSTNRPSDDISQSPNRADHSNNLALPTSSSSPRPASSLLPGLENIQALASTSAPIGIDSPLVLDSPLFPPLASPTRARSPDVISSASTVMSQDMPEIASQTLQLQHGLVSTLDSLPMSALQTDSMASAASALHLLTSPRSANSNSLLPLELGCVDGAVGPSLESEHRLSQTPSLLETVLSQENSGLGGVSTDSSMSHTSWPAAPDITRETRNRDNSLGDCSRDEPKDRLLSSPYTCRSYHHTQNESQDAGAEQSAEFSDPDDDVTASPSSSVNCGPHSSHRLLVNKDWKTSPRGSPKLKRKIKKADSESPQSRPLDSGQMNADVQQELLMFLRGQQRELTELRGQIETMQSSIMTQVEHALTNHQEQEKCRLERVLSEMRTQQQHQEQLSQHLSQNLCSSITNRVDKVLREEMKKTVPPTISKSLEPVTTQLNNSISAKLTSVELTLKDNVSKVVKSKNTTDAIGRAAAEAMQGPIQAAYKDAFQSIVLPVFERGCQSMFQQINDSFKQGTHEYIQQLEAHAKSKKQREQEMRDPVIDQLQQMMESFQGSTDKLANNVAANIRAEIQHQIQIMVGNLQESILGHVQRIVKGEVSLAMKEQQAVVTSSIMQAMRSAAGTPVPTAHLDYQTQQANILQLLQQGQLNQAFQQALSATDLNLVLYVCETIDSEQVFGQHPCPLSQPVLLSLIQQLSSNLTTRSELKISYLEDALMNLDKADPRTRDHVSSMLTQLRPKLFAFLQQDPHSPLFRRARRLMMMLQGLVNN; encoded by the exons ATGTCCTTTAATGGAGAGCTGAATGGCCTATTGGGAACAGCAGGACTTCTTGGAGGGGGTGATTTGTCAACCATGTCAGACTCCACCAGACCCATTTCCACAGATGAGACCAGCGTTCCTCAGGATACCCAGATAAT ACACCTCTCTGGTGACGATCGGTCTACCTGTATCGCCATCACTTCAGAAGATGTGGAGATTGTGGCGAGTCAGGACTCCAGCATCAATAGCAAGGCTCGAGGTAGCAACATG GTGAAAATCAAGCCAGTTGCCAAATATGAATGGGAGCACAAGTATCATTATGGCAGACTTATTGCTGTGTCAAATTCCTTCATGGCGTATGCAATTAGAG GAGCCAACAACCAGGCCATGATACGTGTATTGAGTGTGGGCACCGCAGAGCGTTCCCTACTGAAAGGCTTCACTGGTGCTGTCACAGATCTGGCTTTCGCCCACCTGGACTGCTCTCTGTTGGGTTGTGTAGATGAAGCTGGCAACTTGATGGTTTGGCAGCTCACATGTACCGGAAACACGATACT AGATCAGATAATTATTCATATCCGAAGGCCACAGGACACTCTGCTGAACTTGCATCGCCGTCTCATTTGGTGCCCTTTCATCCCAGAGGACAATGAGGTCAACAACCAGGATGACACAAACCAGACCTTGGCCCTTCTACATGAAGACAGG GCAGAAGTTTGGGACCTTGAAGTCTTGAGGGCCAGCAATGTCAGTTGGCCTGTTGATGCCGCAGATTTGAAAGAAGGTCTCATCACAGTAACTGGTTATACTCAG CGTGTCAGTGAAGGGGCCCTATCTCCAGATGGAACTGTGTTAGCCACAGCCAGTCATGATGGATACATTAAGTTCTGGCAGATATACATAGAAGAAGGGAAAGACAAGCCAAG ATGTCTTCATGAATTACGTCCTCATGGGGGACGCCCCCTTTCCTGCCTTCTTTTCTGTGACAACCACAAGACGCAGGACCCTGA GGTTCCATTCTGGAGGTTTCTGATAACTGGAGCAGATCAAAACCAAGAACTGAAAATGTGGTGCACTGTTTCCTGGACCTGTTTACAGACAATCAG ATTCTCTCCAGATCCAGTAAACTCAACGGTTCTGCCCAGTTTGAAGGCGAGTCTGGATCTTTCTGCTGAGTATCTCATCCTAACCGACGTACAAAGAAAG GTTCTCTATGTGATGCAGCTGAGACAAGACCTAGAAAAAGGCAAGGCGAGGTTCACCGCTGTTTCAGAGTTTCTACTGACCCATCCTGTTCTCAGTTTTGGAGTTCAAGATGTTACCCAATGCCGTTTTCGTGACACTGAAGATCTTCCTGCAGAGGAAGAGAGTGAGAGCACTACAACAG AGGGGACTCAAGGACCCACAGAGTCAAAATCCGGCATTCAGATTAAACTCTACTGTGTTCACACCAA GAGTCTACAGGATGTCCAGATTTGGTTCCAGCCAAATACGGGCTCCAACTCAAGTTTCCTATCCCATTCTGATGCGCCAGATGGTTTTG GGTTTTCAGACCATCTGACGGACCAGAGTTCTGACAAGGACTCCGGGAGTGGCTCCCAGACAGACCTAAACATGCCTTCTCTTCCTGCCCCTGTTGATTTCCTGTCAAATACAACCAATGGCAATGGGTCAATGCCCAAGTTGATGACTCCTGATGCCTTCATGACACCAAGCACATCG GTGCCTGCATCTCCTGGCAGTAGTGCAAGCAGTCTGACAATTGTAACCGCAATCAGCAGCAATTCAACAGACTCAACCAATAG ACCTTCAGATGACATTAGTCAGAGTCCCAACAGGGCAGATCATAGTAATAATTTGGCACTCCCTACTTCCAGTAGCAGTCCAAGACCTGCTTCTTCTCTCTTGCCTGGATTGGAGAACATCCAA GCATTGGCATCCACTAGCGCTCCAATCGGGATTGACAGCCCTCTGGTTCTAGATTCTCCACTCTTCCCACCACTTGCCTCCCCGACGAGGGCCCGTTCACCTGATGTTATCTCCTCGGCATCCACTGTCATGTCTCAGGACATGCCAGAGATTGCATCACAGACCTTACAGCTTCAGCATGGTCTTGTGTCCACTTTGGACTCTTTACCTATGTCTGCTCTTCAGACTGACAGCATGGCCTCTGCTGCCTCTGCTCTACATTTGCTCACATCGCCACGGTCAGCCAACAGCAACAG CCTGTTGCCTCTTGAGCTCGGATGTGTAGATGGGGCTGTTGGACCGTCTCTGGAGTCGGAGCACAGACTGAGCCAAACCCCATCTTTACTGGAGACTGTCTTATCCCAGGAAAACTCCGGGCTCGGAGGAGTGTCCACAGATAGCAGCATGAGCCACACTTCTTGGCCAGCTGCTCCTGACATCACCAGGGAAACTAGGAATAGGGACAATAGTCTTGGAGACTG CTCTAGAGATGAACCAAAAGACAGACTGCTGAGTTCACCATACACATGCCGGTCCTATCACCACACACAGAATGAAAGTCAAGATGCTGGTGCTGAACAAAG TGCTGAATTCAGTGATCCTGATGACGATGTGACTGCCTCACCATCTTCCTCAGTTAATTGTGGCCCTCACTCCTCTCATAGACTACTAGTTAATAAAGACTGGAAGACTTCACCAAGAGGCTCACCAAAGCTCAAGAGGAAGATCAAAAAAGCTGACAG TGAATCACCCCAGTCAAGACCATTGGACTCTGGTCAG ATGAACGCAGATGTGCAACAGGAGTTGTTGATGTTTCTCAGAGGCCAACAGAGGGAGTTAACTGAACTACGTGGACAAATAGAGACCATGCAGAGCTCCATAATGACTCAAGTAGAGCATGCTTTGACCAACCATCAAGAACAAGAAA AGTGCAGACTAGAACGTGTTCTGTCAGAGATGCGGACTCAGCAGCAGCATCAAGAACAACTCAGCCAACACCTGAGCCAGAACCTCTGCTCTTCAATAACAAACAGGGTGGACAAAGTGCTTCGAGAGGAGATGAAGAAAACCGTTCCGCCAA CCATTTCAAAGAGTCTGGAGCCAGTAACCACTCAGTTGAACAACTCTATTTCCGCTAAACTGACTTCTGTAGAACTCACCTTGAAGGACAATGTAAGCAAGGTTGTCAAATCGAAG AATACAACTGATGCAATTGGCAGAGCAGCTGCAGAGGCAATGCAAGGTCCTATACAGGCAGCTTACAAAGATGCCTTCCAGAGCATTGTCCTGCCGGTTTTTGAGAGAGGCTGCCAGTCCATGTTTCAGCAAATTAATGACAGTTTCAAGCAAGGAACACATGAAT aCATACAGCAGCTTGAGGCCCATGCAAAGAGCAAGAAGCAGAGGGAGCAGGAAATGCGAGACCCTGTGATTGACCAACTACAGCAGATGATGGAAAGCTTCCAAGGCTCCACCGACAAGCTGGCAAATAACGTCGCAGCTAACATTCGGGCTGAAATCCAACATCAAATCCAAATAATGGTGGGAAA TTTGCAGGAGTCAATTCTTGGTCATGTACAGCGTATTGTCAAAGGGGAGGTGAGCCTAGCGATGAAGGAGCAGCAGGCAGTGGTCACCTCCAGCATTATGCAGGCAATGAGGTCAGCAGCTGGCACCCCTGTCCCTACAGCGCATCTAGACTACCAGACACAGCAAGCTAACATCCTGCAGCTCCTTCAGCAGGGACAGCTCAATCAGGCTTTCCAGCAG GCTCTGTCAGCAACAGATCTGAACTTGGTGTTGTATGTGTGTGAGACCATCGACTCTGAGCAGGTGTTTGGACAACACCCCTGCCCTCTCAGCCAGCCTGTGCTGCTGTCACTCATTCAACAACTCTCCTCTAACCTTACTACTCGCTCTGAGCTCAAAATCAG TTACCTAGAGGACGCGTTGATGAATCTGGACAAGGCTGACCCTCGGACAAGAGATCACGTGTCGTCCATGCTGACCCAGCTCAGACCGAAGCTCTTCGCTTTCCTGCAGCAGGACCCCCACAGCCCTCTCTTCAGGAGGGCGCGGCGCCTGATGATGATGCTGCAAGGACTCGTCAACAACTAG